tcttttcaagacaacaaatttctaacaatcctggaccactcgaatcttctcttaatttTACTCCCTTACGTAACGTGGTTTTCGATCAAtatagtccttcacttttccaccggtgtcacttatacgcacatgacttcaagatttgtgtacttcattcacataaaactagattctatctaagcgtctccaaagtAATCCTCAAGATTTCATTATGCTCTtttcattccttgaataaatcaggataccatcagtaacataataacgaacttaattcgggattcgtagaaaatcttattcatcaaatccataattatggcaggtgcattggttaacccaaaagacattactctaaacccataatgacaataacgagtcctaatgaggtcttaggtatATCTTTATcagctatcctcaattggtgatacttcaaacacaaatcatTCTTCGATAACACACTCGCCCAGTTCAATTGATCCAATAGATACTTGCTCTTGATgatgtttagctccctaaaatcgatgcataattccatactcttatctttctccttaacaaacaacacaggagctccccacggtgatgcactaggcctaatatattccttgaccaaacaactcttgcaactttttcttaattagctcatttcaggaggtgtcattctatatggtgctctAGATATATGCGTCATTCTAGGAACTAAGTCTATAGGGGACTCAACGGCTCTTAGCAAGTGGCATACCTGCAATCTCACTAGGAAACACATCCATGAATTCATTCACAGTtggaacatcctcgatcttcattCCGACTTCTTAACTCACATCTAGCtcctacagaaaaatagttcacactccttatcatcaatttcctcacttgcattgcaGAAATAACCCCAAGGTTCTTGGTCTTCCCAAAACGTTTATATGAGGTCAAATTTCCAATAGGGTTCCTTATACTTAGTTTCTGAATTACAAACTCTAACTTGGCCCTGAacaaacttagccaatccatccccaaAATTACATATAGGTTTCCCAGATTAAACTCTATCAAATCGGAAagaaaacgcaatcttttatcttaaAAGGCGGATTCTTAAACAActtggtacaccttatggttacactagtaggtatactaacaggtaaatcaattacTCAAAATCTACCAAATTCAGACTCTtaacaacagatgacgaaacaaaagaataagtTGCTCCCGAATCACATAATGTTTTAACTAGCacagagttaatagaaaaagtaccatgaactacgtctgcagaatattcagcttcatttctagaCATCAAGAACGGTTTGCCCGGAGTcttattctggttgttgttatcatttgcgggcttattatagtttccttgattgttttgtgcccctccaggctttgaatcttgtcttccagactggttaaacctcacttgattttcacttccattaccattttgttcctttttctgcttggtgaagcactcatactccctatggccccttttctgacaatagttgcatgTCACTAATTCTCCCTTGCAGTTTTTACCAGGATGGTTGTTGTTGCATCTCTTACAGtgatgcactctctcagattggttgctattgttgtgcccctgattgttcctctgttgaaaatttccatttccaccctcattcctgttcactttcgtacttttcttgaaattcccttggtttttcccagcattaaactcttttcttttctccccaaccacatttttcttgtcccttctagactgcaatTCATAAATATGGGTGGTTTTCTCACGCACATTATCTAgggatgtaaaggtttctccatcTAATCCCAACTGaatctcatcggtcaacccttgctcaaacctctgagcctttagctcctcagtagctaccacctcaggtgcaaacctcgacaaagtTATAAACTTACTATAGTATTCAGCGATagtcatactccccatcccaaggtttatgaattcttgcgcttttcgttttgttatgaaaggaggataaaacttttccctcaatgcaacaacaaatgagtcccaattaaatccttcaacaacacttagcctagttccattctctttccagcatagatcggcctcatcttttaggtaaaggacagcttgacctattttcatattttcaggacagtttaccacccaaaatagtttttcaaactccctaatccagttttctaggaaggtcgggtctgcttgccccttgaagtatggtggcttaactttcgcaagcctttcaaacatgtctccTGCAGAattggggcgctcagttctttcctgggctagtttttccgccaagaggcgaaagacagcagctaggtcattacTGTTGGTCATCCTAGAacgcgacctgaaattaatatactctaattcaggttcaaaactttacttatATTATCCTCTAGCAATGTAATATCACACCAACATCCAAAATTCACATAAAATGAACAATCATCTACGAATGATATTTGCATGCAGAACATTCAGCTGAGAAACAAGgaataacttcaatcatcacgaataataaggttgaataaagaagaaaacattccccttgcgtgcccgtaataaactttgatcctttggataatccataatctaacttttattcctcaaaagaatgtcgataacaatcctaaatattaacacacacctgttctcaaaataaagtaaaaaggttctacgatataaacataaactatggttgggcgAATTGTCCAACATTTTCTCACACGcaactaaatatgtaagcaaAGTTAAAGGGAGACATCATCGgacttgtcctttgattcgTTATAATCGTCTAGGGTGAACAACTCATACTtaagttcatcatcatcatccatatcacaataataagcttcttttcttggccttgaggatcttcgtagaccttgaagttgatgattaTTTTCCTCTAGCTCAGGCTCGGGCTCGGGCTCAGGttcaggctcaaactcaaactcaatctCAGGCTCAGAATCAGATTCAACCCTCAGAAAGGCTTTGTAGATATCCATTTTTGTTTGACCCACAGCACGGTCATACTCACGAATTGCCTCATCATCACTACCATATGCACTTGTTTTCATTACTTCGCGACAAATGTGCTATAGACTACGAATTCTACTGTCAGGTTCATAATTCATCACCTTTTCATCATCACTCATAATAAGATTGGAGTCACCATCACTTAGAACGATAGGGCTGGAGTCATCATCACTCAGAACGATAGGGTTAGAGTTGCTCCCTACTCTATTCTCTTCTATGTcagacatgattagtgatctatgacgattaaacatagtttctatgttagtaattagtactctcacttaccGTACGATCCCACAATACACCATAAGTAAGAATAAATAGCAATCGCAAAGCATAGGAAGGACACAAACAGTTAGTAGGCAGATAAAGTACAATCATGTTGATATAATGCAAACACAatgcttctattctatatgccctttcctatactacccatctctcataataaatcatagTAAAACACTGAAAtgtttaaagaataaaacaagaatgaataataaaaacgatttttttttatatatatatatatatatatatatatatatatatatatatatatatatatatatatatatatatatatatatatatatatatatatatatatatatttcgaatatatttaattaaatttcgaaaagaaaaggaacgtacttaattcgaataaatgaaaagtttcaaattaataagttaatttcgaatttaaataagaaatataaatatgctttcaaacaaaattaaaatgaatttggtcccccaaaaaaaaagtacgcattttttgaatgatataataagtagaagctcaattctaggaaattTGTTTTAGGAACctagctagtttaggcgcctaatAATTTGAAAAGCAGACACGAAAATtcagtaaaacctttagctcaaaaataccactttgtaacaccccaacaattcccattttctaaaataacccctttttaaatataactgtagggaattatcaaagtattatcgcccgtgtgaaaacgttacggcttattcagaattttgcagcggaaaacataaaactaacttttaggttcataaataatctattacatattaggtccaaaccaattaactgaattaaggaaatacgaatagtacgacaaatttcaaatccaagttaacaaattaaatcacttaattaaacgaatagaactacaagctctctaatcccgatcccaatgatgcatcatcttcaaacctgtagatgggcaacgcttattgatccttagagactgctcaccaaagatgggtcatcacaggatcaataaggcatagccatgatcaacacacacaaacaaagcacgtaatcagcaaagctgagtactacatactaaaacaacaacaatcctagcatgatactatcaaaccaacaaccctaacatgatactaataaatataagtaaggacagacaaaacataataatttgacgaccatactcgACTAGGCTAAGCTAGACTTAATGACAatgatattattttagttgaaatagacaatggaccgagttgtccaaccaAAAGTCTTCcccaaggaagacgaggtacgggcgcgactccgtaacctcagtgacctgcgatatcgaggaacgtttgaataaaaatagaacacggtgatcaatccggtcccagaaaaggccatgggctaccaccatgaaccccaactcctgtttgtccgtcacttcagacgtgcacagtctaaagctattgctattcggtttcactttacatgatttacaaattgagattccgttatgactcaaccattacataagacatacaattcacatttgttcacaactgtttttatcttggaattaagtaagtgatcataaaagcatcaatcaagactcattccaatttatccaacctttcctttaaccatgagcaaccctgtatatgggcataaagtttcaacttactaaacaaggtcctccgccctcataaagtagtgaaaagatagaaagggaacaacaaccaatcgatccaaaccaatcatatagaataatctagtgttcccaaccaacatgtttgtatcaatcatccatactaacatgttacagttctcatagtgcaaaataagttcaataagtttgtccaacagtattaaacatgcacattcaatataacccagttcgtccataatatcaacataaccaagttcaacaacaagattcaacatggtttcaacaattagcacacattccaagcacacaggtatgtacgtaccttgtgtaaacaaactgataggccactttaacactttcaaaagtcgcctaaagagaattctccgcctaaaacaaccaacaaataatcccaataaattcctaatcattgacaaccataagaaagcattctaaatgcatcctaaacatatttagaactttccccaatatcaaaacttaaacatttgatttcctagaatcatgattattgaattagtgattgaaattcgttgaaaacttttgcaaacatcgtactttaaattttcagcaatataatttcatttaaaagcttcaccatggtcaatctacgttcctagtatctcaacacaaccaattcaatgatccatactcaacccatcatgattaataatcataaaaaccttgaatttcatactttaaataatcaaaaatcaatatttcaatgtaattagataatctgaaaattaataactttattataaaatccatataatctcaaatttataatttaaatcacaaaacccataactttaattcaagaaaacataattcaagttaataaattatgattaagccctaatcttaattttaattaatcaaaactgaaaattaattcgtttttaatctcaacatcaaatctgaaaatcatatttaccataaaaattataaatttaatttaagaacataatctaaattaacaaactttaatttaaaataattagttacttagggtttaagaaagttaccaattcaagaaggaggagagagagttggCTGGCGGACAGAGGTGGCTTGCGGCAGGGCTGAGAGACGGCGGCACACGGTGGTGCTACTTGCGGTGGCTGCGCGAACGAGTGGTGGTCATCCACAATCAGTTGAATACACAACCACAACAAAAGaataaaagagaaaagagaaagggaggAGGAAAGAGAACTACCGGCGAGCAGGGACAAGGCAGCGGCGGCGCAGGCTGGGTGGCGACGCGGGGGCTGCGCGAGCAAGGTGGTGGTGAGAGCTGGTGGTCAGCGACGTGGCTGTTGGCTCGGGCAACAAAGAACGAGTGAGAAAGAGAGTCACACAAAAAGGAGAAcggaagagaaagaaagaaggagAAGGGGATGAAGCGGTGGCTTACCGGCGAGGTGGTCTGGCGGCCTTGGTGGCGTGCTCGTGGTGGTCGGCGGCTGGGCAGAGGGAGGAAGAGGAAGCAGGAAAGGAGAGAGATGGGTTTTGCCCTTTTTGGTTTTTACGTGAAGTAGGAATAGAGGGGTTTGGTGTTTTGTGTTTTGTGTTTTACATGGAGTAGAAGTATGGGGTTATGGGTTTATAATATTGGGCTTTATTCAATTGGGCTAGACTTAggaatttagttttaggattcgaatccaaaatcggataggatcgttttctaaatttaatcgattttcgtaattcgaattcgttttaacgtaaaattcgaaaatacattttgatttcgtaagtcattaaagtattcaaaatgagataaaataattatattttaattacatattcatttctaaaatccgCAAATTGtacttaaatatattaaatatacgtaaaaaatataaacaatgtataaaattacgggggattacactgGGTCACTTCGATTTTTGTCAGAACGATTGGATTGGGCCAGTTTTTTTACAGCCCTACTAGGGAGCATCATTTGAGGGTACTCCTCGATTAGCAAAATGCCCTTAACTATATGGGAAGAAGacaattagtaaaaaaaaatatagtccgtGAGGTTGAATAAGTATAGGTTTTGAATGTGAAAATGTGATTTCTGGCAGATGGGATTATATGGAATCAGGAAGAATGCTGTATAAGGACATGGATCGTTTGACAGCCTTAGATCAAGGCCTGACGACGTGGGCCAGATGGGTTGACGCCAATGTCGACAGCACCCGAACCCGGGTGTTCTTTCAGTCCATCTCTCCCACACATTTCAAGTAAATTCTCCATCATCCCTCTCTCTTTCCCACTTGAACCCCAAAACAAATGATACTTAACTCTTCTACAGTATATAAGAGTACTGAATGATTTTTGTATATACTGTACTGTGGCAGCCCATCAGAATGGAGTTCTTCTGCAGCACTATCAATGACGAAAAACTGTTACGGCGAGACATCACCGGTCAGCGGAATGGTGTACGCCACTGATGGTTATCCTGCAGAGGATGCAGATAAAATGAGAGTAGTTGATACAGTACTTCAAGAAATGAGCTTCCCTATATATCTGCTTGACATTACACAGCTCTCGGCTATGAGAAAGGATGCACATCCTTCCATTTACAGCGGCGATCTAACCCCGCAACAAAGGGCTAACCCTCAAAGGTCTGCTGATTGTAGCCACTGGTGCCTCCCTGGCTTGCCTGATACTTGGAATCAAATTTTTTACACTGCATTGTTATATTAATCAAACCCCAGAAACCGGGAATGAAATTTATTGTCTAATTGTAATTTGTACAGTAGCAATACAACAAACTATCTTTGACTATACAAGAAATGTAGTATTAGAATTAACTCTAGCAAAGGCACAGCAGAAAGGCCACATATATTGATCAAACTCGACTTTACAAACTGTTAGAGCATATATAAATTACATTCTCAGACAACAAGAAAAATTCCTCTATGGGTGAAAGAATATTGCATGTTACAAGTAGCTACTGAGTAGTATATGCCTCGTTTAATACATTCGAAATCATGTAAGttgaaccttgttggagtgtgTATGACAGTTGAAACCTTCCAAAATTTGACATGTTCAAAACTAGGAAGAGAGAACCAAGTAGAAAGGAGCAGTTACTCGAGTCTGGTAGGCGTAGACTCTTTTAGAAAACTGAAAAACCCgcttttggaaaaacgaaagcCTGTTTTTGAGCTCCAACCCCCTTTGGTCCAGTCTTGATGatatacaaaaaaaaactcactttttttCCTACAGCATATTCAAACCATGTATGTCATGCCTACCTGCATCAAATGTGAATGAGGCACACTCAAGTTTGCAGTTCCTCTGCGGCTGTTTTTCCGTAAGAAGGCGTAGAAATAATTTACGACAAGCTTTTTGAGGAACCAAGACTCTTTTCTTGCCCTAATATCACCGTGACCTAAAAGATAAACAACCCCGGATTCCTTAGCCTGTCGAATGAAGGACAGCTCCCTCTCAAGACTTTGGTCCGGGTCAAATGTATCTGATGCAGTGTCTGACCTTACCTCTCTTGAAGTACTTGGCTCTGAAATGCGCATATGTGTGTCGTTGAAATCTGCTAGAAGAGGAACACCAAGTGAAAAGGCACTTCCATTTGGGGCAATAAGGAAATTTGAAAAAGATTCATCATCTGTATCTGTATGCTCATCCCcatcaccatcactttctagtGACCGTTCTTGTGCTTCTCTGCGAATAAATTTCTCAAGACTCTCAATAAGTAACTGCTCGAATATCTGATGAGTCTCTTTGCGAACATCTTTATACCCATACCTGTCCATTATCAAACCAGTTTGACTCAAAACACTACATTTCCTTATTAAAATTTTACCATTTCTATCTCCCCGGAATCTGCACGTCATACTTTGATAAATGAAACAAGCACTGTTTTCAACAAAAGAGGCATCTTACCGGGCAATGCAACGAAACATGTGATAGCCCTTAGAGCACACACGTCGGAAGAGGAATCTTTCATTTTGTGGGACCATCGGGACCGGAACATACTTGATGCAGACAAAAATAATCATGGAGTGAATAGCAGGAAGGGTGGTTATAAAATGACCAAATATGGCTGGTATTCCCCTTACTAGCTCATTGTAAACCAAACCTATACCTGGAGCCCTAATAGTCCCAAGATTTGGCCCCAACTGCCGGAGAAGTTCCATTGACATCTTTTGCTTGACTTCAGTCTCGTATTTCAGTTTACTCCCGTAGTTCCATATCAACATTATAAGAAACATAACTACAGCAAATAGCAGTATAATCCAACTTCCATCACCCACAAAACATAAAAGTGAGGAGAAGAAAGTTAATTCTATCCCCATGAAGAGAACAAGAAAGCCCACAACAGTGATGATATTTATCTGCCATATAAGAAGCATAACAAGGGTTACCAATATTGTTGTCATCATCATTACTCCCAGCTCAGCAATGCCTGCCAAACAAAAACACTATTAGAGTAGAATTTGTAAATTAAGTTCGAAAAGTAGTGACAACATAACACAGGCAGGACAGCGTCAACTTGAACACTCAGATTGAAATCACAGAAAGATATGGTTCATCCTCATCATTTGTTAAAACCaagatgaaaaggaaattcCTAAGGGATTGAAGTGAACGTAAGAAATAACAGAATAAACGACCATCAAAGTTCTAGTTTATGACAGTAAACCATAACTCTGCTCCATCGACAAGAAATTATAGAGATGCCACATGTCACACTAC
This sequence is a window from Spinacia oleracea cultivar Varoflay chromosome 1, BTI_SOV_V1, whole genome shotgun sequence. Protein-coding genes within it:
- the LOC130460124 gene encoding uncharacterized protein is translated as MTNSNDLAAVFRLLAEKLAQERTERPNSAGDMFERLAKVKPPYFKGQADPTFLENWIREFEKLFWVVNCPENMKIGQAVLYLKDEADLCWKENGTRLSVVEGFNWDSFVVALREKFYPPFITKRKAQEFINLGMGSMTIAEYYSKFITLSRFAPEVVATEELKAQRFEQGLTDEIQLGLDGETFTSLDNVREKTTHIYELQSRRDKKNVVGEKRKEFNAGKNQGNFKKSTKVNRNEGGNGNFQQRNNQGHNNSNQSERVHHCKRCNNNHPGKNCKGELVTCNYCQKRGHREYECFTKQKKEQNGNGSENQVRFNQSGRQDSKPGGAQNNQGNYNKPANDNNNQNKTPGKPFLMSRNEAEYSADVVHGTFSINSVLVKTLCDSGATYSFVSSSVVKSLNLVDFE